A genomic region of Chryseobacterium sp. KACC 21268 contains the following coding sequences:
- a CDS encoding anti-sigma factor, translating into MNIEEYISSGILESYILGLASPEEAGILECVMKNSAEVRSAFEEAQKTLEDLATAQAVTPPNDLETKIWAKIQQEQTTENIKPLVAEKTDLEVGEITQKIYPNKAVNWQKYAIAASVLFLVSIIGNLFWINDISKSKTEIAQLQTEKKSQDMALKNSQEKLAILSNPNILTVPLKGVEKYPDSKAIVYWDKDSKNVYLNAEDLPKAPEGMQYQLWALVDGKPVSAGMYSSEKNTKAILANIPKAQAFAITLEKQGGSAAPTMENMFVIGNI; encoded by the coding sequence GTGAACATAGAAGAATACATATCATCCGGAATCTTAGAATCCTATATTCTAGGTCTTGCTTCTCCCGAGGAGGCAGGCATTTTGGAGTGTGTGATGAAGAATAGTGCTGAAGTAAGATCAGCATTTGAAGAAGCACAAAAAACTTTGGAAGATTTGGCTACAGCACAGGCTGTAACGCCGCCTAACGATCTGGAAACCAAAATCTGGGCCAAAATACAGCAGGAACAAACCACTGAAAACATCAAACCGTTGGTTGCTGAAAAAACAGATTTAGAAGTTGGTGAAATCACTCAGAAAATCTATCCGAACAAAGCAGTCAATTGGCAGAAATATGCGATTGCGGCTTCTGTTCTTTTCCTTGTAAGTATCATTGGAAATTTATTTTGGATCAATGACATTTCTAAAAGCAAAACAGAAATAGCACAGTTGCAAACCGAGAAGAAGTCACAAGATATGGCTTTGAAGAACTCTCAGGAGAAACTCGCGATCCTATCCAACCCAAATATTTTGACGGTTCCATTGAAAGGTGTTGAGAAATATCCAGATTCCAAAGCGATCGTGTATTGGGATAAGGACTCTAAAAACGTCTATCTGAACGCGGAAGACCTGCCAAAAGCACCGGAAGGAATGCAATATCAGCTTTGGGCACTTGTCGATGGCAAGCCTGTGAGTGCTGGAATGTACTCATCTGAGAAAAATACGAAAGCAATCCTGGCCAACATCCCGAAAGCACAAGCCTTCGCCATAACCCTTGAAAAACAAGGCGGTAGCGCTGCGCCAACTATGGAAAATATGTTCGTGATCGGAAACATCTAA
- the rpsT gene encoding 30S ribosomal protein S20: MANHKSALKRIRQNEVRRLRNKYNHKTARTALKSLRTEENKAVAVEQLPRVISLLDKLAKRNIIHKNKAANLKSKLTKHVNSLA; the protein is encoded by the coding sequence ATGGCAAATCATAAATCAGCACTTAAAAGAATCAGACAAAACGAAGTTAGAAGACTTCGTAATAAATACAACCACAAAACTGCTAGAACAGCTTTGAAGTCACTAAGAACTGAAGAGAACAAAGCAGTAGCAGTAGAGCAATTGCCAAGAGTAATCTCTTTACTTGACAAATTAGCTAAGAGAAACATTATTCACAAGAATAAAGCAGCTAACTTAAAAAGCAAATTAACTAAGCACGTAAACAGCTTAGCTTAA